A single Capricornis sumatraensis isolate serow.1 chromosome 20, serow.2, whole genome shotgun sequence DNA region contains:
- the LOC138096153 gene encoding LOW QUALITY PROTEIN: cationic amino acid transporter 3-like (The sequence of the model RefSeq protein was modified relative to this genomic sequence to represent the inferred CDS: substituted 1 base at 1 genomic stop codon), whose product MLLQHVRQFGQKLVRQRPLETRAESERPTPRLNTLDLVALGIGDTLGAGVYILTGELAKARAGPATVICYLVAALSCVMSSLCFAEFGVRVPRSGTAYLYSYVTVGELCAFTTGWNIILSLVIATACIARSWSYTFDSLIGNRISQVLQETFSLQIPYFLPTYLDFFALALVLLLTGVLALGARESTLVNKVFTGINLLVLSFFILSGFIKGDLHNWELTEQDYKLNTSGSGDIYSLGPLGSGGFMPFDFEGILHGATRCFYAYLGFDFIATRGGEALNPQWSIPVSTMITIFICFVLYFGVSAALTLMVPYYLIHPASPLSQAFLHIGWGPARYVMIVGTFCALTSSLLGTMFTTPQVIYEMAEDGLLFKGLSWSLTRSRTHIMAIMASGNLAAVLALLFEFGDLVDLVSIGILLAYSLVAFSILVLRYQPDENLSKREKTENEIEISEHELSPLDSVPEAGISRILKRLWFPPRTTPTWKSGXIVYGCASLLVLLLTILSLILAQWPRRVFSGDPALTTVAVLLLLLITGVTVIIWRQPQDPSPLMFRVPALPVLPVVSIFVNIYFMMQLTSKTWALFGIWMAIGFIIYFAYGIRHSLTGNNEQPSPTSTSQT is encoded by the exons ATGCTGCTTCAGCATGTTCGCCAGTTTGGTCAGAAGCTGGTGCGCCAGCGGCCACTGGAGACCAGGGCAGAATCAGAGAGACCCACACCTCGTCTGAACACCCTCGACCTGGTGGCCCTGGGCATAGGCGACACCCTGGGAGCTGGCGTGTACATCCTGACTGGTGAATTAGCCAAAGCGAGAGCTGGACCAGCGACTGTCATCTGCTACCTGGTGGCTGCCCTGTCCTGTGTGATGTCTAGTCTCTGCTTTGCTGAGTTTGGGGTCCGGGTACCACGCTCTGGTACTGCGTATCTCTACAGCTACGTCACTGTGGGAGAACTCTGTGCCTTCACCACTGGTTGGAACATCATACTGTCCTTAGTCATCG CCACTGCCTGTATAGCCCGGTCCTGGAGCTACACCTTTGACAGCCTGATTGGGAACCGCATCTCTCAGGTGTTACAGGAGACTTTCTCTCTGCAAATACCCTACTTCCTGCCCACATATTTAGACTTTTTTGCCCTGGCCCTGGTGCTGCTGCTCACAG GCGTACTGGCTCTGGGAGCTCGTGAGTCGACCCTGGTTAACAAAGTGTTCACAGGCATCAACCTTTTGGTTCTCAGCTTCTTCATCCTCTCTGGTTTCATTAAGGGAGACCTGCACAATTGGGAGCTCACGGAACAAGACTACAAACTGAATACATCTGGATCCGGGGACATTTATAG CTTGGGCCCTCTGGGATCTGGAGGATTTATGCCCTTTGATTTTGAAGGGATTCTCCATGGAGCAACAAGATGTTTCTATGCATATCTTGGTTTTGATTTCATTGCCACTAGAG GGGGAGAAGCCCTAAATCCTCAGTGGTCCATCCCTGTGAGCACCATGATCACGATCTTCATCTGCTTTGTGCTGTATTTTGGTGTCTCAGCCGCGCTCACCCTCATGGTGCCCTACTACCTGATTCATCCTGCGAGCCCCTTGTCACAGGCTTTTCTCCACATCGGGTGGGGCCCTGCCAGATACGTCATGATTGTTGGCACCTTCTGTGCTCTTACATCCAG CCTCCTGGGCACCATGTTCACCACACCTCAGGTAATCTATGAAATGGCAGAGGATGGGCTCCTTTTCAAGGGACTAAGCTGGAGCCTCACCCGCTCACGCACCCACATCATGGCCATCATGGCTTCTGGAAACCTTGCAG CGGTCTTGGCATTACTCTTTGAGTTCGGTGACCTTGTGGACCTCGTGTCAATAGGGATCCTGCTTGCTTACTCCCTGGTGGCTTTTTCTATTCTTGTCCTCAG GTACCAGCCAGATGAGAATTTAAGCaagagggagaaaacagaaaatgaaattgagATTTCTGAACATGAATTAAGTCCTTTGGACTCTGTACCTGAAGCAGGAATCTCAAGGATTCTAAAGCGTCTGTGGTTCCCGCCCAGGACCACCCCCACCTGGAAATCTGGCTAGATTGTCTATGGATGTGCTTCCCTGCTTG TTCTTCTGCTAACCATCCTGAGCCTGATCCTGGCCCAGTGGCCCAGACGTGTGTTCTCTGGAGACCCCGCGCTCACAACAgtggctgtgctgctgctgctgctcatcaCTGGGGTCACAGTCATCATCTGGAGGCAGCCCCAGGACCCCTCTCCTCTTATGTTCAGG GTCCCTGCTCTGCCTGTCCTGCCCGTGGTGAGCATCTTCGTGAACATTTACTTCATGATGCAGTTGACCTCTAAGACCTGGGCCCTATTTGGCATCTGGATGGCAATTG GATTCATCATATACTTTGCATATGGGATCCGACACAGCCTGACAGGGAACAATGAGCAACCATCACCAACCTCCACCTCCCAGACTTGA
- the LOC138095885 gene encoding cationic amino acid transporter 3-like, with translation MLHQYVRQFGQRLIHKRPLEPRQESERTTAHLNTLDLVAVGVGSTLGAGVYILTGELAKVRAGPATVICFLVAALSCVMSSLCFAEFGARVPRSGTAYLYSYVTMGQLCAFITGWNLILSYVIATASVARAWSYIFDNLIGNHISQVLQESFSLNMPYFLAKYPDFFALGLVLLVTGLQVLGVRELTLVNKVFTGINILVLSFIILSGFIKGDVHNWKLTEQDYTLNTSGSTDTSSFGPLGSGGFVPFDFEGILHGAATCFYAFLGFDFIATRGEEALNPQRSIPISIMITLFICFLAYFGVSAALTLMVPYYQIHRDSPFPQAFLHVGWDPARYVVAVGTLCALTSSFLGTMFTTPPVIRAMAEDRLLFWGLAQIHAHTRTPIMAIISAGNLAGVMALLFEFRDLVDFVSIGTLSVYSLVAFSVLVLRYQRDQNLSKKDKTEMKPEVEGSPLDSVPEAGNSNILKSLWFSTSTTPTRKSGQIVYGCASLLVLLLIILSLILAQWPRRVFSGDPVLTTVAVLLLLLITGVTIIIWRQPQEPSPLYFKVPALPVLPLVSIFLNIYLMMQMTSGTWAQFGVWNVIGFLIYFGYGIRHSLAGNNHQ, from the exons ATGCTACATCAGTATGTTCGCCAATTTGGTCAGAGACTTATCCACAAGCGGCCGCTGGAGCCCAGACAGGAGTCTGAGAGAACCACAGCTCATCTGAACACCCTCGACCTGGTGGCCGTGGGTGTGGGCAGCACCCTGGGAGCTGGCGTGTACATCCTGACTGGTGAATTAGCCaaagtgagagctggaccagCAACTGTCATCTGCTTCCTGGTGGCTGCCTTGTCTTGTGTGATGTCTAGTCTCTGCTTTGCTGAGTTTGGGGCCCGGGTACCACGCTCTGGTACTGCGTATCTCTACAGCTATGTCACCATGGGTCAACTGTGTGCCTTCATCACTGGCTGGAACCTCATACTGTCCTATGTCATTG CCACGGCTAGTGTGGCCAGGGCGTGGAGCTACATCTTTGACAACCTGATTGGGAACCACATCTCTCAGGTGTTACAAGAATCTTTCTCTCTGAATATGCCTTACTTCCTGGCCAAGTATCCAGATTTTTTTGCCCTGGGCCTCGTGCTGCTGGTCACAG GACTACAGGTTCTGGGAGTTCGTGAGTTGACCCTAGTTAACAAAGTGTTCACAGGCATCAACATTTTGGTTCTCAGCTTCATCATCCTCTCTGGCTTCATTAAGGGAGACGTGCACAACTGGAAGCTCACAGAACAGGACTACACACTGAACACATCTGGATCCACTGACACGTCTAG CTTTGGTCCTCTGGGTTCCGGAGGGTTTGTGCCCTTTGACTTTGAAGGAATTCTCCATGGAGCAGCTACATGTTTCTACGCATTTCTTGGCTTTGATTTCATTGCCACTAGAG GGGAAGAAGCCCTAAATCCTCAGCGGTCCATCCCCATCAGCATCATGATCACGCTCTTCATCTGCTTTTTGGCGTATTTTGGTGTCTCAGCGGCACTCACCCTCATGGTGCCCTACTACCAGATTCATCGTGACAGCCCCTTCCCACAGGCTTTTCTCCACGTTGGCTGGGACCCTGCCAGATATGTCGTGGCTGTTGGCACCCTCTGTGCTCTTACATCCAG cttCCTTGGTACCATGTTCACCACCCCTCCTGTGATCCGTGCAATGGCAGAAGACAGGCTCCTTTTCTGGGGCCTTGCCCAGATCCATGCCCACACCCGTACTCCCATCATGGCCATCATATCTGCTGGCAACCTTGCAG GGGTCATGGCATTACTCTTTGAATTCAGGGATCTTGTGGACTTCGTGTCAATTGGGACTCTGTCTGTTTACTCCCTGGTGGCTTTTTCTGTGCTTGTCCTCAG GTACCAGCGAGATCAGAATTTAAGCAAGAAGGACAAAACTGAGATGAAGCCCGAAGTTGAAGGAAGTCCTTTGGACTCTGTACCTGAAGCAGGAAACTCAAATATCCTAAAGAGTCTGTGGTTTTCTACCAGCACCACCCCCACCCGGAAATCTGGCCAGATTGTCTATGGATGTGCTTCCCTGCTTG TTCTCCTGCTGATAATCCTGAGCCTGATTCTGGCCCAGTGGCCCAGACGTGTGTTCTCTGGAGACCCCGTGCTCACAACAgtggctgtgctgctgctgctgctcatcaCTGGGGTCACGATCATCATCTGGAGGCAGCCCCAGGAGCCCTCTCCTCTTTACTTCAAG GTCCCTGCTCTGCCTGTCCTCCCACTGGTCAGCATCTTTCTGAACATTTATCTGATGATGCAGATGACCTCTGGGACCTGGGCCCAGTTTGGTGTCTGGAATGTGATTG GATTTCTCATATACTTTGGATATGGGATCCGACACAGCCTGGCAGGGAACAATCATCAGTAG